A DNA window from Branchiostoma lanceolatum isolate klBraLanc5 chromosome 17, klBraLanc5.hap2, whole genome shotgun sequence contains the following coding sequences:
- the LOC136422577 gene encoding putative ATPase N2B isoform X1, translating to MFCRVLGQSVPTLVRGRRDLLLYFPGQCRLLSSGPIQAYAKALQHQHLLPDDHQQAVVARMQGLYNRLKDYQPPDPEKTQDETSEREKDTTKESGEVSAESSEPPPLFKPPPGLYLHGEVGCGKTALLDLFYNSAPTEAKKRVHFQSFMLHLYSEINRWSLCTDGMELDQDGPVQTIARQIFGDAWLICFDEMQFSDYGTSALLEGLFAHMVADGAVIIATSNRDPHSLGASSFSLESQTKDRQSNLGRLLSESCEIVHIDSEKDYRLVQSVGQQAYFSPISPLNEDLLDQVFKAAVGTENVTPSSVTVYGRKVDIPISTQTGVARFTFSELCRSPLGPADYLTICNNFSTIFIDHIPQMTIYQKNEARRFLSFIDAAYETRTKIFCTAQAEAENLFLLIPSEGEGKEAQAMEMEMIGEMAFDMKLKKGMDARHIPIISGRDEIFSFRRAISRLKEMQSRSYQARPHSPQEFVPYIGTDSERTQSDNRRREMSQLRRQRELEANPVADKAVPLTPMMKNDWGDWEQEASYTTWSRDVMKKELMDKKRRTMNERDPPKFTEEHFWGFGWWERVIKKRQEKLLKKEGVVDTASATEPRQ from the exons ATGTTTTGCCGGGTTTTAGGACAGAGCGTTCCAACCTTGGTGAGAGGACGCCGGGATCTCCTGCTATATTTTCCCG GTCAGTGTCGCCTGCTGTCATCAGGCCCAATCCAAGCCTACGCCAAGGCCCTCCAGCACCAGCACCTGTTACCTGATGACCATCAGCAGGCAGTGGTGGCCAGGATGCAGGGTCTTTACAACAGACTCAAGGACTACCAACCTCCAGATCCTGAAAAAACACAAG ATGAAACAAGTGAAAGAGAAAAAGATACCACCAAGGAATCAGGAGAAGTCAGCGCTGAGTCTAGCGAGCCCCCTCCCCTGTTCAAACCACCGCCAGGCCTCTATCTCCATGGAGAAGTGGGCTGTGGTAAAACAGCTCTGCTCGACCTCTTCTACAACTCCGCACCCACTGAAGCCAAGAAACGTGTCCACTTCCAGTCCTTCATGCTGCACTTGTACTCAGAGATCAACAGGTGGAGCCTCTGCACGGATGGGATGGAGCTGGACCAGGACGGCCCCGTCCAGACCATCGCTCGGCAGATCTTCGGCGACGCCTGGCTGATCTGCTTCGACGAGATGCAGTTCAGCGACTACGGGACGTCGGCGCTTCTGGAGGGCCTGTTTGCTCACATGGTCGCTGACGGTGCCGTCATCATTGCTACCTCCAACAGGGATCCCCACAGTCTAGGAGCCTCGTCATTCAGCCTGGAGAGCCAGACGAAGGATCGCCAGTCCAACCTCGGTAGACTCCTCAGCGAGAGCTGTGAGATTGTACATATAGACTCAGAAAAGGATTATCGGCTGGTCCAGTCTGTGGGACAGCAGGCCTACTTTTCTCCCATATCCCCACTGAATGAAGACCTGCTTGACCAGGTGTTTAAGGCGGCTGTTGGTACTGAGAACGTGACGCCATCAAGTGTGACGGTCTACGGGAGAAAGGTGGACATCCCCATTTCAACTCAGACAGGCGTGGCACGTTTCACATTCTCCGAACTCTGTCGCTCTCCTCTCGGACCAGCCGACTACCTCACAATCTGCAACAACTTCAGCACGATATTCATCGACCACATCCCGCAGATGACCATCTACCAGAAGAACGAAGCGCGTAGGTTCCTGAGCTTCATCGACGCCGCGTACGAAACGAGAACCAAAATCTTCTGCACCGCTCAAGCTGAAGCAGAGAACCTGTTTCTCCTGATCCCGTCAGAGGGGGAAGGGAAGGAGGCTCAGGCCATGGAAATGGAGATGATTGGAGAGATGGCGTTCGATATGAAGCTGAAGAAGGGGATGGATGCACGCCACATCCCCATCATATCTGGCCGCGACGAAATCTTCTCCTTCCGACGGGCAATCTCGCGACTGAAGGAAATGCAGAGCCGCAGCTACCAGGCCCGTCCACACAGCCCACAGGAGTTTGTGCCGTACATCGGGACTGACTCAGAACGCACGCAGAGTGACAACCGCCGGCGGGAGATGTCCCAACTGAGGCGGCAACGGGAACTAGAAGCGAACCCAGTGGCAGACAAGGCAGTGCCTCTCACCCCCATGATGAAGAATGACTGGGGTGACTGGGAACAGGAAGCAAGCTACACCACCTGGAGTAGAGATGTCATGAAGAAAGAACTGATGGACAAGAAAAGGAGGACCATGAATGAAAGGGACCCCCCGAAGTTCACAGAGGAGCATTTCTGGGGGTTCGGTTGGTGGGAGAGAGTCATAAAGAAGAGACAAGAGAAGCTACTTAAGAAGGAGGGGGTAGTAGACACAGCCAGTGCGACTGAACCAAGGCAATAG
- the LOC136422965 gene encoding uncharacterized protein isoform X1, giving the protein MESFTRKAVSAGRPDGSAEADQGRPAVSSEPWFGGFKDFMKRVPIVHSLDLLSGGDKGEGKGKAEVTDDGSKGTAVLEETEVSEEPGLEELSDEEFVDADARSIQSVASTDMEKLTTAEGTKPSLPTVAESPAKSPEDRIKELKQQLEQVTNELRASISAKKVAFKRVDEKWEDGLKELRRSYKKAEKAHKRIKKTMASLQEQGYINLMETAPQAQVSSHRRRASVDSTVSSTETCTSDSLVIKLRSDVASLYGIQSVDGISAMETEVSEEPGLEDLSDDIEEFLDADARSIQSVASTDMENPTTAEETRPSLPTVADSPVQSSEKRLEELRLQLAHVAKEMKASIVMKKKGFKRIDKEWRGALKELRRTHKKSEKFNKRRKKTMAKLQKQGYIDLLETAQVSSRRSRASIDETVSSTLTYTSDVSLVAELRSAVSSLYGIQSVDGISGMSQNTDQSSDARSVAVDGASAVSTNTDQNMLVTAPEVRTIDEEDEVYLDNLCYGLDLRTSRSVAADDGSDTTSLASFVTAVSQLTDQDDQQEETTVKELVGEMPLNIKKKSKLQRIKHWIMRKGRNICNKIRCCC; this is encoded by the exons ATGGAAAGCTTCACGAGGAAAGCAGTGTCGGCGGGCCGGCCGGACGGTTCGGCCGAGGCGGACCAGGGAAGACCCGCGGTGAGCAGCGAGCCCTGGTTCGGAGGTTTCAAG GACTTCATGAAGAGGGTGCCGATTGTTCACAGCTTGGACCTGCTCAGTGGTGGAGATAAGGGAGAGGGAAAGGGGAAG GCTGAGGTGACAGACGATGGGTCAAAAGGTACAGCAGTCCTGGAGGAGACTGAGGTCAGTGAGGAGCCCGGACTGGAGGAACTGTCAGATGAGGAGTTTGTTGACGCAGACGCTCGTTCCATCCAGAGTGTGGCCAGTACTGACATGGAGAAGCTGACCACGGCAGAGGGAACTAAACCATCACTCCCCACAGTTGCAGAATCTCCTGCAAAGTCACCTGAGGACAGAATCAAG GAGTTGAAGCAACAGCTAGAGCAGGTGACGAATGAGTTGAGAGCTTCCATCAGCGCAAAGAAAGTTGCGTTCAAGCGTGTTGATGAGAAATGGGA GGACGGGCTGAAGGAGTTGCGCCGCTCGTACAAGAAGGCTGAAAAGGCCCATAAGAGGATAAAGAAGACCATGGCCAGCCTGCAGGAACAGGGGTACATCAACCTCATGGAAACTGCCCCTCAGGCCCAAGTCTCCTCACACAG GAGGAGGGCAAGCGTAGACAGTACAGTGTCATCGACAGAAACTTGCACCTCTGACAGCTTGGTCATCAAGCTGCGAAGCGACGTGGCCAGCCTCTACGGGATCCAGAGTGTTGATGGAATCTCAGCAATGGAGACTGAGGTCAGTGAAGAGCCCGGACTCGAAGATCTGTCAGATGATATAGAGGAATTTCTGGACGCAGACGCTCGTTCCATCCAGAGTGTAGCCAGTACTGACATGGAGAACCCAACCACAGCAGAGGAAACTAGACCATCCCTCCCCACAGTTGCAGACTCTCCTGTGCAGTCTTCGGAGAAAAGGCTGGAG GAGCTGAGGCTACAGCTTGCACATGTGGCCAAGGAGATGAAGGCTTCCATCGTCATGAAGAAAAAGGGATTCAAGCGCATTGACAAGGAATGGAG GGGCGCGCTGAAGGAGTTGCGCCGAACGCACAAGAAGTCAGAAAAATTCAACAAGAGAAGGAAGAAGACCATGGCCAAGCTGCAGAAACAGGGGTACATCGACCTCCTGGAAACTGCCCAAGTATCCTCACGCAG GAGTAGGGCAAGCATAGACGAGACGGTGTCATCCACTCTAACGTACACCTCTGATGTGAGCCTGGTCGCCGAGCTGCGAAGCGCCGTGTCCAGCCTCTACGGGATCCAGAGTGTTGACGGGATCTCAGGTATGTCCCAGAACACGGACCAAAGCTCAGATGCTAGATCAGTTGCTGTGGATGGAGCTTCTGCCGTGTCAACAAACACAGACCAGAACATGTTGGTCACAGCCCCAGAGGTTAGAACCATCGATGAGGAGGACGAGGTGTACCTGGACAACCTCTGCTATGGACTGGACCTGAGGACCTCGAGATCTGTTGCTGCGGACGATGGCAGCGACACTACCAGCCTGGCCTCGTTTGTCACGGCTGTGTCTCAG CTGACTGACCAGGATGACCAGCAGGAAGAGACAACAGTAAAGGAGTTGGTCGGTGAGATGCCTCTGAATATCAAGAAGAAGAGCAAGCTGCAGAGAATAAAGCACTGGATCATGCGCAAGGGTCGCAACATCTGCAACAAGATCCGCTGCTGCTGCTAA
- the LOC136422577 gene encoding putative ATPase N2B isoform X2, producing MQGLYNRLKDYQPPDPEKTQDETSEREKDTTKESGEVSAESSEPPPLFKPPPGLYLHGEVGCGKTALLDLFYNSAPTEAKKRVHFQSFMLHLYSEINRWSLCTDGMELDQDGPVQTIARQIFGDAWLICFDEMQFSDYGTSALLEGLFAHMVADGAVIIATSNRDPHSLGASSFSLESQTKDRQSNLGRLLSESCEIVHIDSEKDYRLVQSVGQQAYFSPISPLNEDLLDQVFKAAVGTENVTPSSVTVYGRKVDIPISTQTGVARFTFSELCRSPLGPADYLTICNNFSTIFIDHIPQMTIYQKNEARRFLSFIDAAYETRTKIFCTAQAEAENLFLLIPSEGEGKEAQAMEMEMIGEMAFDMKLKKGMDARHIPIISGRDEIFSFRRAISRLKEMQSRSYQARPHSPQEFVPYIGTDSERTQSDNRRREMSQLRRQRELEANPVADKAVPLTPMMKNDWGDWEQEASYTTWSRDVMKKELMDKKRRTMNERDPPKFTEEHFWGFGWWERVIKKRQEKLLKKEGVVDTASATEPRQ from the exons ATGCAGGGTCTTTACAACAGACTCAAGGACTACCAACCTCCAGATCCTGAAAAAACACAAG ATGAAACAAGTGAAAGAGAAAAAGATACCACCAAGGAATCAGGAGAAGTCAGCGCTGAGTCTAGCGAGCCCCCTCCCCTGTTCAAACCACCGCCAGGCCTCTATCTCCATGGAGAAGTGGGCTGTGGTAAAACAGCTCTGCTCGACCTCTTCTACAACTCCGCACCCACTGAAGCCAAGAAACGTGTCCACTTCCAGTCCTTCATGCTGCACTTGTACTCAGAGATCAACAGGTGGAGCCTCTGCACGGATGGGATGGAGCTGGACCAGGACGGCCCCGTCCAGACCATCGCTCGGCAGATCTTCGGCGACGCCTGGCTGATCTGCTTCGACGAGATGCAGTTCAGCGACTACGGGACGTCGGCGCTTCTGGAGGGCCTGTTTGCTCACATGGTCGCTGACGGTGCCGTCATCATTGCTACCTCCAACAGGGATCCCCACAGTCTAGGAGCCTCGTCATTCAGCCTGGAGAGCCAGACGAAGGATCGCCAGTCCAACCTCGGTAGACTCCTCAGCGAGAGCTGTGAGATTGTACATATAGACTCAGAAAAGGATTATCGGCTGGTCCAGTCTGTGGGACAGCAGGCCTACTTTTCTCCCATATCCCCACTGAATGAAGACCTGCTTGACCAGGTGTTTAAGGCGGCTGTTGGTACTGAGAACGTGACGCCATCAAGTGTGACGGTCTACGGGAGAAAGGTGGACATCCCCATTTCAACTCAGACAGGCGTGGCACGTTTCACATTCTCCGAACTCTGTCGCTCTCCTCTCGGACCAGCCGACTACCTCACAATCTGCAACAACTTCAGCACGATATTCATCGACCACATCCCGCAGATGACCATCTACCAGAAGAACGAAGCGCGTAGGTTCCTGAGCTTCATCGACGCCGCGTACGAAACGAGAACCAAAATCTTCTGCACCGCTCAAGCTGAAGCAGAGAACCTGTTTCTCCTGATCCCGTCAGAGGGGGAAGGGAAGGAGGCTCAGGCCATGGAAATGGAGATGATTGGAGAGATGGCGTTCGATATGAAGCTGAAGAAGGGGATGGATGCACGCCACATCCCCATCATATCTGGCCGCGACGAAATCTTCTCCTTCCGACGGGCAATCTCGCGACTGAAGGAAATGCAGAGCCGCAGCTACCAGGCCCGTCCACACAGCCCACAGGAGTTTGTGCCGTACATCGGGACTGACTCAGAACGCACGCAGAGTGACAACCGCCGGCGGGAGATGTCCCAACTGAGGCGGCAACGGGAACTAGAAGCGAACCCAGTGGCAGACAAGGCAGTGCCTCTCACCCCCATGATGAAGAATGACTGGGGTGACTGGGAACAGGAAGCAAGCTACACCACCTGGAGTAGAGATGTCATGAAGAAAGAACTGATGGACAAGAAAAGGAGGACCATGAATGAAAGGGACCCCCCGAAGTTCACAGAGGAGCATTTCTGGGGGTTCGGTTGGTGGGAGAGAGTCATAAAGAAGAGACAAGAGAAGCTACTTAAGAAGGAGGGGGTAGTAGACACAGCCAGTGCGACTGAACCAAGGCAATAG
- the LOC136422966 gene encoding lysosome-associated membrane glycoprotein 1-like isoform X1: MNFKTISVLLAFIAAVCAQAPTNQYELKDASNKTCLRADMALSIQVNYTKTNDGSVTFEWELPAHNLTNPGVVTVGGSCEVNGTAQLTLSIPPASTSVSMTFTMEGQDTYLSGVELSYTEDPAIFVNTTTPRHFENHLGGDMFDNNVTVSKTELEVFEAPSGQSYKCNNQGSLALDDVGAMLKLANVQVQAFGFNETFGEVTECAADATTPAPGNTTTPASNSTTPASNTTTPAVTTMMPTTPVPPTPEPPTQNNYTLTGGDGKVCLMALMALQIEANYTKTDGKTATAKWNVPANPAVSGTCGNNTSTLELKYDGNDSTVTITFTKSGASGLLQDDGKFMASAITLVYTETSARFPDTNNTGTVRTVANTNLTAFEGSVGSSYKCMAEQDVSLTGDVMLIATDVQVQPFGLSDNNFDTAEECPADNEISNIVPIAVGCALAGLVVIVLIAYLIGRRKSHKGYQQV, translated from the exons ATGAACTTCAAGACGATTTCCGTGCTTCTAGCCTTCATCGCGGCTGTGTGCG ctCAAGCACCCACCAACCAGTATGAACTAAAGGATGCCAGCAACAAGACATGCCTGAGAGCAGACATGGCTCTCTCCATCCAAGTCAACTACACCAAGACTAATGAC GGGTCTGTGACGTTCGAATGGGAGTTGCCTGCACACAACCTGACCAACCCTGGTGTGGTCACCGTTGGAGGCAGTTGCGAGGTCAACGGCACTGCGCAGTTGACTCTGTCCATCCCCCCCGCCAGCACGAGTGTCAGCATGACCTTCACCATGGAGGGCCAGGACACCTACCTGTCTGGTGTTGAACTGTCATACACCGAGGATCCTGCCATCTTTGTCAACACCACAACCCCAA GGCACTTTGAAAACCACCTTGGTGGAGATATGTTTG ATAATAATGTGACTGTGTCCAAAACTGAACTTGAGGTGTTTGAGGCACCGTCTGGGCAGTCCTACAAGTGTAACAACCAGGGCAGCCTGGCTCTGGATGACGTTGGCGCCATGCTGAAACTGGCCAATGTGCAGGTCCAGGCCTTTGGCTTCAACGAAACATTCGGTgaag TTACTGAATGTGCAGCTGATGCAACCACCCCGGCTCCCGGTAACACCACCACCCCTGCTTCCAACTCCACCACACCTGCCTCCAACACCACCACCCCTGCCGTTACCACGATGATGCCAACAACTCCGGTCCCACCCACCCCCGAGCCCCCTACCCAGAACAACTACACCCTGACCGGCGGAGATGGGAAAGTCTGTCTCATGGCTCTGATGGCTCTGCAGATTGAGGCAAACTACACCAAGACTGACGGAAAG ACTGCAACGGCTAAGTGGAACGTCCCAGCCAACCCCGCTGTGTCGGGAACCTGCGGAAACAACACTTCAACCCTGGAGCTGAAATACGACGGCAACGACTCCACGGTCACGATCACCTTTACCAAGTCTGGCGCGTCCGGCCTGCTCCAGGACGACGGCAAGTTCATGGCCTCTGCAATCACCCTGGTCTACACGGAAACCTCAGCACGCTTCCCCGACACCAACAACACCGGAACTG TGCGCACCGTCGCCAACACCAACCTGACAGCGTTTGAAGGCTCCGTGGGCAGCTCCTACAAGTGTATGGCCGAGCAGGACGTGAGTCTGACTGGGGATGTGATGCTCATCGCCACAGATGTCCAGGTGCAGCCCTTCGGACTGTCTGACAACAACTTTGACACCG CTGAAGAATGCCCTGCTGATAACGAGATCAGCAACATCGTGCCTATTGCTGTGGGCTGCGCCCTGGCTGGCCTGGTCGTCATCGTACTAATAGCGTACCTGATCGGACGGCGCAAGAGTCACAAAGGATACCAGCAGGTGTAA
- the LOC136422966 gene encoding lysosome-associated membrane glycoprotein 1-like isoform X2 — protein sequence MNFKTISVLLAFIAAVCAQAPTNQYELKDASNKTCLRADMALSIQVNYTKTNDGSVTFEWELPAHNLTNPGVVTVGGSCEVNGTAQLTLSIPPASTSVSMTFTMEGQDTYLSGVELSYTEDPAIFVNTTTPNNNVTVSKTELEVFEAPSGQSYKCNNQGSLALDDVGAMLKLANVQVQAFGFNETFGEVTECAADATTPAPGNTTTPASNSTTPASNTTTPAVTTMMPTTPVPPTPEPPTQNNYTLTGGDGKVCLMALMALQIEANYTKTDGKTATAKWNVPANPAVSGTCGNNTSTLELKYDGNDSTVTITFTKSGASGLLQDDGKFMASAITLVYTETSARFPDTNNTGTVRTVANTNLTAFEGSVGSSYKCMAEQDVSLTGDVMLIATDVQVQPFGLSDNNFDTAEECPADNEISNIVPIAVGCALAGLVVIVLIAYLIGRRKSHKGYQQV from the exons ATGAACTTCAAGACGATTTCCGTGCTTCTAGCCTTCATCGCGGCTGTGTGCG ctCAAGCACCCACCAACCAGTATGAACTAAAGGATGCCAGCAACAAGACATGCCTGAGAGCAGACATGGCTCTCTCCATCCAAGTCAACTACACCAAGACTAATGAC GGGTCTGTGACGTTCGAATGGGAGTTGCCTGCACACAACCTGACCAACCCTGGTGTGGTCACCGTTGGAGGCAGTTGCGAGGTCAACGGCACTGCGCAGTTGACTCTGTCCATCCCCCCCGCCAGCACGAGTGTCAGCATGACCTTCACCATGGAGGGCCAGGACACCTACCTGTCTGGTGTTGAACTGTCATACACCGAGGATCCTGCCATCTTTGTCAACACCACAACCCCAA ATAATAATGTGACTGTGTCCAAAACTGAACTTGAGGTGTTTGAGGCACCGTCTGGGCAGTCCTACAAGTGTAACAACCAGGGCAGCCTGGCTCTGGATGACGTTGGCGCCATGCTGAAACTGGCCAATGTGCAGGTCCAGGCCTTTGGCTTCAACGAAACATTCGGTgaag TTACTGAATGTGCAGCTGATGCAACCACCCCGGCTCCCGGTAACACCACCACCCCTGCTTCCAACTCCACCACACCTGCCTCCAACACCACCACCCCTGCCGTTACCACGATGATGCCAACAACTCCGGTCCCACCCACCCCCGAGCCCCCTACCCAGAACAACTACACCCTGACCGGCGGAGATGGGAAAGTCTGTCTCATGGCTCTGATGGCTCTGCAGATTGAGGCAAACTACACCAAGACTGACGGAAAG ACTGCAACGGCTAAGTGGAACGTCCCAGCCAACCCCGCTGTGTCGGGAACCTGCGGAAACAACACTTCAACCCTGGAGCTGAAATACGACGGCAACGACTCCACGGTCACGATCACCTTTACCAAGTCTGGCGCGTCCGGCCTGCTCCAGGACGACGGCAAGTTCATGGCCTCTGCAATCACCCTGGTCTACACGGAAACCTCAGCACGCTTCCCCGACACCAACAACACCGGAACTG TGCGCACCGTCGCCAACACCAACCTGACAGCGTTTGAAGGCTCCGTGGGCAGCTCCTACAAGTGTATGGCCGAGCAGGACGTGAGTCTGACTGGGGATGTGATGCTCATCGCCACAGATGTCCAGGTGCAGCCCTTCGGACTGTCTGACAACAACTTTGACACCG CTGAAGAATGCCCTGCTGATAACGAGATCAGCAACATCGTGCCTATTGCTGTGGGCTGCGCCCTGGCTGGCCTGGTCGTCATCGTACTAATAGCGTACCTGATCGGACGGCGCAAGAGTCACAAAGGATACCAGCAGGTGTAA
- the LOC136422965 gene encoding uncharacterized protein isoform X2, protein MESFTRKAVSAGRPDGSAEADQGRPAVSSEPWFGGFKDFMKRVPIVHSLDLLSGGDKGEGKGKAEVTDDGSKGTAVLEETEVSEEPGLEELSDEEFVDADARSIQSVASTDMEKLTTAEGTKPSLPTVAESPAKSPEDRIKELKQQLEQVTNELRASISAKKVAFKRVDEKWEDGLKELRRSYKKAEKAHKRIKKTMASLQEQGYINLMETAPQAQVSSHRRRASVDSTVSSTETCTSDSLVIKLRSDVASLYGIQSVDGISAMETEVSEEPGLEDLSDDIEEFLDADARSIQSVASTDMENPTTAEETRPSLPTVADSPVQSSEKRLEELRLQLAHVAKEMKASIVMKKKGFKRIDKEWRSRASIDETVSSTLTYTSDVSLVAELRSAVSSLYGIQSVDGISGMSQNTDQSSDARSVAVDGASAVSTNTDQNMLVTAPEVRTIDEEDEVYLDNLCYGLDLRTSRSVAADDGSDTTSLASFVTAVSQLTDQDDQQEETTVKELVGEMPLNIKKKSKLQRIKHWIMRKGRNICNKIRCCC, encoded by the exons ATGGAAAGCTTCACGAGGAAAGCAGTGTCGGCGGGCCGGCCGGACGGTTCGGCCGAGGCGGACCAGGGAAGACCCGCGGTGAGCAGCGAGCCCTGGTTCGGAGGTTTCAAG GACTTCATGAAGAGGGTGCCGATTGTTCACAGCTTGGACCTGCTCAGTGGTGGAGATAAGGGAGAGGGAAAGGGGAAG GCTGAGGTGACAGACGATGGGTCAAAAGGTACAGCAGTCCTGGAGGAGACTGAGGTCAGTGAGGAGCCCGGACTGGAGGAACTGTCAGATGAGGAGTTTGTTGACGCAGACGCTCGTTCCATCCAGAGTGTGGCCAGTACTGACATGGAGAAGCTGACCACGGCAGAGGGAACTAAACCATCACTCCCCACAGTTGCAGAATCTCCTGCAAAGTCACCTGAGGACAGAATCAAG GAGTTGAAGCAACAGCTAGAGCAGGTGACGAATGAGTTGAGAGCTTCCATCAGCGCAAAGAAAGTTGCGTTCAAGCGTGTTGATGAGAAATGGGA GGACGGGCTGAAGGAGTTGCGCCGCTCGTACAAGAAGGCTGAAAAGGCCCATAAGAGGATAAAGAAGACCATGGCCAGCCTGCAGGAACAGGGGTACATCAACCTCATGGAAACTGCCCCTCAGGCCCAAGTCTCCTCACACAG GAGGAGGGCAAGCGTAGACAGTACAGTGTCATCGACAGAAACTTGCACCTCTGACAGCTTGGTCATCAAGCTGCGAAGCGACGTGGCCAGCCTCTACGGGATCCAGAGTGTTGATGGAATCTCAGCAATGGAGACTGAGGTCAGTGAAGAGCCCGGACTCGAAGATCTGTCAGATGATATAGAGGAATTTCTGGACGCAGACGCTCGTTCCATCCAGAGTGTAGCCAGTACTGACATGGAGAACCCAACCACAGCAGAGGAAACTAGACCATCCCTCCCCACAGTTGCAGACTCTCCTGTGCAGTCTTCGGAGAAAAGGCTGGAG GAGCTGAGGCTACAGCTTGCACATGTGGCCAAGGAGATGAAGGCTTCCATCGTCATGAAGAAAAAGGGATTCAAGCGCATTGACAAGGAATGGAG GAGTAGGGCAAGCATAGACGAGACGGTGTCATCCACTCTAACGTACACCTCTGATGTGAGCCTGGTCGCCGAGCTGCGAAGCGCCGTGTCCAGCCTCTACGGGATCCAGAGTGTTGACGGGATCTCAGGTATGTCCCAGAACACGGACCAAAGCTCAGATGCTAGATCAGTTGCTGTGGATGGAGCTTCTGCCGTGTCAACAAACACAGACCAGAACATGTTGGTCACAGCCCCAGAGGTTAGAACCATCGATGAGGAGGACGAGGTGTACCTGGACAACCTCTGCTATGGACTGGACCTGAGGACCTCGAGATCTGTTGCTGCGGACGATGGCAGCGACACTACCAGCCTGGCCTCGTTTGTCACGGCTGTGTCTCAG CTGACTGACCAGGATGACCAGCAGGAAGAGACAACAGTAAAGGAGTTGGTCGGTGAGATGCCTCTGAATATCAAGAAGAAGAGCAAGCTGCAGAGAATAAAGCACTGGATCATGCGCAAGGGTCGCAACATCTGCAACAAGATCCGCTGCTGCTGCTAA